From Kamptonema formosum PCC 6407, a single genomic window includes:
- a CDS encoding chlorophyll a/b-binding protein, whose product MTSETPTSPPKSTPETSNKPEPAFGWTPYAEQINGRFAMIGFVALLLLEFFTRQDFFTWLGM is encoded by the coding sequence ATGACATCTGAAACCCCAACTTCCCCACCAAAATCAACTCCTGAAACCTCAAATAAACCCGAACCTGCCTTTGGTTGGACTCCCTATGCTGAACAAATTAATGGACGTTTTGCTATGATCGGATTTGTAGCGCTGTTATTGCTAGAATTCTTCACCCGCCAGGATTTCTTTACCTGGTTGGGGATGTAA
- a CDS encoding Ycf66 family protein — MVNFGLNWSSLLGIVLAVAGAGLYFLRSWKPKLARDHDIFFAAVGLLCGGILLFQGWRLDPILAFGQFLLSGTAIFFAVESVNLRGAATAGAKSRNQIVDEERPVSNAYAYDSYDAELERLEPEEDYPPRPRIRASQDPRSTRDSYDEEPRRRPSSRSSTPRPDLGEKSRKRPVRPGTSPTEKPDDWEGSDREDKPTRTRNSRPSGSESRNPETTRPKRSRPPEESRSRRSRGSEDPTPADYVEYRPVDYPDDNTGNSTNFE, encoded by the coding sequence ATGGTTAATTTTGGATTGAACTGGAGCAGTCTGCTGGGAATCGTCCTAGCAGTGGCCGGCGCAGGCCTGTACTTTCTGCGATCTTGGAAACCCAAACTAGCGCGAGATCACGATATTTTCTTTGCCGCTGTAGGCTTGCTGTGCGGCGGTATCCTGCTATTTCAAGGATGGCGACTAGACCCCATTCTGGCTTTCGGTCAGTTCCTTCTTTCTGGTACCGCCATCTTCTTTGCAGTAGAAAGCGTTAATTTGCGCGGCGCTGCAACGGCTGGCGCAAAAAGCCGCAACCAGATAGTAGATGAAGAGCGACCGGTCAGCAATGCCTACGCTTATGATAGTTATGACGCTGAGCTAGAACGACTTGAACCAGAAGAAGATTATCCTCCCCGTCCCCGAATTAGAGCAAGTCAAGATCCACGTTCCACGCGGGACAGCTATGATGAAGAACCGCGCCGCCGCCCATCAAGTCGTAGCAGTACACCCAGACCAGACTTAGGAGAAAAATCCCGCAAGCGGCCCGTGCGTCCCGGAACCTCCCCAACAGAGAAACCCGACGACTGGGAAGGAAGCGATCGCGAAGACAAGCCTACTCGCACGCGCAATAGCCGTCCCTCTGGGTCAGAGAGCCGTAACCCCGAAACTACAAGACCAAAAAGAAGCCGTCCTCCTGAAGAATCGAGGTCTCGCCGGAGTAGAGGTAGCGAAGACCCAACACCAGCAGACTATGTTGAGTATCGACCAGTAGATTACCCCGACGATAACACAGGCAATTCGACCAATTTTGAATAA
- a CDS encoding redoxin domain-containing protein, whose amino-acid sequence MRLLEIGDPAPWFSLPSTVNPLFHFSTVGGRRIVLFFCGSTAFEPIQIMLKSFQNLRAEFEQLQVLFFAVSIDPADKDRNFPAEIAPSFIFFWDFDKTVSNKYGVCQTVEQGETIGLQYAPCTFVLNENLQVLNIFPMGDPAQHAEQVLRFFKALPPVEQARPASRHAPVLVIPNVLDKAFCRSLIEFYQAEGGSPSGFMRQIEGKTVGLLDDSFKKRQDVFIQEPKLQQKLSDLIVRRVCPEVEKAFQFKITRFERYLVGCYDADSGGYFRSHRDNTSKATLHRRFAMTLNLNVGEYMGGYLRFPEYGPNGYRGEIGTAIVFSCSVLHEATPVTRGQRFALLSFFYNDEDAKVREANFKYLANEPALRIREPV is encoded by the coding sequence ATGCGATTACTTGAAATTGGCGATCCTGCTCCTTGGTTCTCTCTTCCTTCTACAGTCAACCCCTTGTTTCATTTCTCTACTGTTGGAGGTCGGCGGATCGTGCTGTTTTTCTGTGGCAGCACTGCCTTTGAGCCAATCCAAATTATGCTTAAATCCTTCCAAAATCTCCGAGCAGAATTTGAGCAATTACAAGTCCTATTTTTTGCTGTCAGCATCGATCCTGCTGATAAAGATCGAAATTTCCCTGCGGAAATCGCCCCTTCATTCATATTTTTCTGGGACTTCGATAAAACCGTAAGTAATAAGTACGGTGTTTGTCAAACAGTTGAGCAAGGAGAAACTATAGGTCTTCAATATGCTCCCTGTACCTTCGTTCTTAACGAAAATCTTCAGGTATTAAACATTTTTCCTATGGGAGATCCCGCTCAACACGCCGAGCAAGTCTTGCGTTTTTTCAAAGCTTTGCCCCCTGTTGAACAAGCCCGCCCCGCAAGCAGACACGCCCCAGTCCTAGTTATTCCTAATGTTTTGGACAAAGCTTTTTGCCGTAGTTTGATTGAGTTTTATCAAGCCGAAGGCGGTAGTCCTTCTGGTTTTATGAGGCAAATAGAGGGGAAAACAGTAGGTTTGTTAGACGATAGCTTCAAGAAGCGACAAGACGTATTTATTCAGGAGCCTAAATTACAACAAAAGTTGAGTGATTTGATCGTTCGTCGTGTCTGCCCGGAGGTAGAAAAGGCATTTCAGTTTAAAATAACTAGGTTTGAACGCTATCTTGTGGGTTGTTACGATGCCGATAGTGGCGGCTACTTCCGGTCCCACCGCGATAACACCAGTAAAGCTACACTGCACCGACGCTTTGCGATGACTCTTAACCTAAATGTAGGAGAATATATGGGTGGATATCTACGGTTTCCAGAGTACGGGCCTAACGGCTATCGAGGGGAGATTGGAACTGCGATCGTCTTTTCTTGCTCGGTGTTGCACGAGGCGACACCAGTAACTAGGGGTCAACGTTTTGCTCTTTTGTCCTTTTTCTATAATGACGAGGATGCTAAAGTGCGCGAAGCCAATTTTAAGTATCTTGCTAACGAACCAGCGTTGAGAATTCGGGAACCAGTTTGA
- the radC gene encoding RadC family protein, producing MTYSLRIADLPTNERPRERLMAIGAKSLSTAELIAILLGTGQGPGKLSAVGLGQFILNQLSLHQRDPLSILRNISVQELTQIHGIGPAKATTILAAVELGKRVFQSRSPDLAMIDSPQAAADALSQDLMWKQQEHFAVLLLDVKNRLLGTQVLTIGTATETLAHPRDIFREVIRQGATRAIVSHNHPSGNLEPSPEDIALTKQLLAGAQFLAIPLLDHLILGNGDFRSLRQTTSLWEEYPQGD from the coding sequence ATGACATACAGCCTGAGAATTGCTGATTTACCAACGAATGAACGGCCCCGCGAACGATTAATGGCAATTGGGGCTAAAAGTCTCTCAACGGCGGAGTTAATCGCGATTCTCTTGGGTACGGGTCAGGGGCCTGGCAAGCTTTCGGCGGTGGGTCTGGGACAATTTATTTTAAATCAATTAAGCCTACATCAGCGCGATCCGCTGTCTATATTGCGAAATATTAGCGTTCAGGAGTTGACGCAAATTCACGGGATTGGGCCGGCGAAGGCGACAACGATTTTGGCGGCGGTTGAGTTGGGAAAGCGGGTTTTTCAGTCGCGATCGCCTGATTTGGCGATGATTGATAGTCCCCAGGCGGCCGCAGACGCGCTAAGTCAGGATTTGATGTGGAAGCAGCAGGAACATTTCGCGGTGTTGTTGCTGGATGTGAAAAATCGGTTGTTAGGGACGCAGGTGCTCACGATTGGGACGGCGACGGAGACTTTGGCCCATCCACGAGATATTTTTCGGGAAGTGATTCGTCAGGGGGCCACGCGCGCGATCGTTTCTCACAATCACCCATCGGGGAATCTGGAACCGAGCCCAGAAGATATTGCTTTAACTAAGCAATTGTTAGCGGGGGCGCAGTTTTTGGCGATTCCGCTGTTGGATCATTTGATTTTGGGAAATGGGGATTTTCGGAGTTTGCGACAGACTACGAGTTTGTGGGAGGAGTACCCGCAGGGGGATTGA
- a CDS encoding succinate dehydrogenase/fumarate reductase iron-sulfur subunit: protein MQIRFKITRQTQNSAPEFQTYTIDAEPGNTVLDCLNRIKWEQDGTLAFRKNCRNTICGSCSMRINGRSALACKENIGSEVKRLQEIAKANSAQTPTDSIPEITIAPMGNMPVIKDLVVDMTSFWNNLEAVEPYVSTEARKIPEREFLQTPEEREKLNQTGNCILCGACYSECNAREVNPEFVGPHALAKAYRMVADNRDSDTENRLEKYNQGTVGVWGCTRCYYCNSVCPMDVAPMDQIGKIKQDILDRKDAQASRSIRHRKVLIDLVKQGGWIDERKFGVQVVGNYFRDIKGLLSLGPLGLRMIARGKFPLSFEPSEGRETVRSLIESVQNLED, encoded by the coding sequence ATGCAAATCCGCTTTAAAATAACTCGCCAAACCCAAAACTCCGCCCCCGAATTTCAGACCTACACCATCGACGCAGAACCAGGAAACACCGTCCTCGACTGCCTCAACCGCATCAAATGGGAACAAGACGGAACCCTAGCCTTCCGTAAAAATTGCCGCAACACAATTTGCGGTAGTTGTTCCATGCGAATTAACGGTCGATCCGCATTAGCCTGCAAAGAAAACATCGGTAGCGAAGTCAAAAGACTCCAAGAAATTGCCAAGGCAAACTCAGCCCAAACCCCCACCGACTCAATCCCCGAAATCACAATTGCCCCAATGGGTAATATGCCAGTGATTAAAGATTTAGTCGTAGATATGACCAGCTTTTGGAATAACCTAGAAGCCGTCGAACCCTACGTCAGTACCGAAGCTAGAAAAATTCCCGAACGTGAATTTCTCCAAACACCTGAAGAACGAGAAAAACTCAATCAAACAGGTAATTGTATACTCTGCGGAGCCTGTTATTCTGAATGTAATGCCCGCGAAGTTAATCCCGAATTTGTCGGCCCTCACGCCCTCGCCAAAGCCTACCGCATGGTAGCAGATAACCGCGACAGCGATACAGAAAACAGACTAGAAAAATACAATCAAGGCACAGTTGGGGTGTGGGGTTGTACCCGCTGTTACTACTGTAATTCTGTTTGCCCAATGGATGTTGCACCAATGGATCAAATTGGTAAAATTAAACAAGACATCCTCGATCGCAAAGACGCACAAGCCAGCCGTTCCATCCGCCACCGCAAAGTCTTAATTGATTTAGTCAAGCAAGGCGGTTGGATTGATGAGCGTAAATTTGGTGTACAAGTAGTAGGTAACTACTTCCGCGATATCAAAGGTTTGCTTAGTCTTGGCCCCTTGGGTTTACGCATGATTGCTAGAGGTAAATTTCCTCTATCGTTTGAACCATCAGAAGGTAGAGAAACAGTGCGATCGCTGATCGAATCTGTGCAAAACTTAGAAGACTAA
- the ccsB gene encoding c-type cytochrome biogenesis protein CcsB yields MDLVALQNSLDNISFAILFATMLIYWGGAAFPGIPYLSALGTAGMAIANLAIAALLGARWLEAGYFPLSNLYESLFFLVWGITAIHILAENMSGSRLVGVATSPVAMAISAFATLTLPETMQSAEPLVPALKSNWLMMHVSVMMLSYATLMVGALLAIAFLIVTRGQNIILTGSSFGTNSNRNGDNHLQRPENLVIQPQDNLLTSPATTATSNNNGHSKTAVLELVATQTSPVSKTELLSPQRLNLAETLDNISYRIIGLGFPLLTIGIIAGAVWANEAWGSYWSWDPKETWALITWLVFAAYLHARITRGWQGRKPAILAATGFFVVWVCYLGVNLLGKGLHSYGWFF; encoded by the coding sequence ATGGATCTGGTTGCACTCCAGAACTCGCTGGATAATATCTCATTTGCCATTCTCTTCGCCACCATGCTGATTTACTGGGGAGGCGCAGCATTTCCTGGTATCCCCTATCTGTCAGCTTTAGGTACTGCGGGAATGGCGATCGCCAATCTTGCGATCGCAGCTTTGCTTGGGGCTCGCTGGCTAGAAGCCGGTTATTTCCCCTTAAGCAACCTTTACGAATCCCTATTTTTCTTAGTTTGGGGGATTACAGCCATCCACATCCTGGCTGAAAATATGAGCGGATCTCGCTTAGTCGGAGTAGCTACATCCCCCGTAGCAATGGCAATTTCAGCCTTTGCCACCCTCACTTTACCCGAAACCATGCAATCAGCGGAACCCCTAGTTCCCGCCCTCAAGTCAAACTGGCTGATGATGCACGTTAGCGTGATGATGCTGAGTTATGCAACTTTAATGGTAGGCGCACTCCTAGCGATCGCCTTCCTGATCGTCACTCGCGGCCAAAACATCATACTCACAGGTAGTTCTTTTGGAACCAACAGCAACCGCAACGGTGACAACCACCTCCAACGCCCTGAAAACCTCGTAATTCAACCACAAGATAATCTACTTACTTCCCCTGCAACCACTGCAACCTCTAACAACAATGGTCACAGCAAAACCGCTGTCTTAGAATTAGTTGCAACCCAAACATCCCCCGTTTCAAAAACTGAACTCCTCTCTCCTCAGCGCTTGAATTTAGCAGAAACTCTCGATAACATTAGCTATCGTATCATTGGTTTGGGATTTCCCCTACTTACCATTGGCATCATCGCCGGCGCAGTTTGGGCTAACGAAGCTTGGGGTTCCTACTGGAGTTGGGACCCGAAAGAAACTTGGGCACTAATCACTTGGTTAGTATTTGCCGCCTATTTGCACGCCCGCATCACTCGCGGATGGCAAGGACGAAAACCTGCAATTTTAGCAGCAACAGGATTTTTCGTAGTTTGGGTCTGCTATTTAGGAGTTAATCTATTAGGAAAGGGCCTTCATTCTTACGGCTGGT
- a CDS encoding YggT family protein produces MSSITIASWILGFVLVVMTLLFIFRIVLTWYPQVNLNRLPFSLIAWPTEPLLIPMRKIVPPIGGVDITPIIWVGIVSLLREMLLGQQGLLTMM; encoded by the coding sequence ATGAGTTCTATTACGATTGCGAGTTGGATACTGGGCTTTGTGCTGGTGGTAATGACCTTGCTCTTTATTTTCCGCATTGTCCTGACTTGGTATCCGCAGGTGAACTTGAATAGACTACCCTTTAGCTTAATTGCTTGGCCGACAGAGCCCTTGTTAATCCCGATGAGGAAGATCGTGCCTCCAATTGGGGGGGTGGACATCACGCCGATTATTTGGGTAGGTATTGTTAGTCTCCTGCGGGAGATGCTATTGGGTCAACAAGGATTGCTGACGATGATGTAA
- a CDS encoding trypsin-like peptidase domain-containing protein, whose protein sequence is MNFKILGLALSGILTVGSALGASVAATPSLQGVQGLTQVKLRHLEGAIAQQDVDETTNIRVYERASPAVVTIDTDKANGSGTIVTPDGMVLTNAHVVSEGGTVTVILADGSKVTADVIGFGEDGLDLAVVKIRDRTNLPTIPLAAAGSIKVGQRAYAIGNPFGQFQGTFTVGIVSRMDKDRGLIQTDAAINPGNSGGPLLNSAGELIGVNTSIFTRGQGGGNIGIGFAISVDKVPPFLTAVREGRASRVSQRRGSIFGSQQPQKLMLNGPMVNGKLTDKSSILPVDNSFFDLYSFEGKAGQEVTIDMKSEDIDPYLILLGPLQREIAQDDDGGGNKDARIVVTLPADGTYTILANSYEARQSGSYTLQLKGSAPTRVAPPESRSIILQEDGVLAEGAPVLESDGSLYREYTFEGRAGQSVRITLESSEFDPYLALFGPNSRLVAENDDITESSQDAAIAVTLPVAGTYRVIVNAYDSTGRGRYTLTVR, encoded by the coding sequence ATGAATTTCAAAATTTTGGGCTTGGCATTATCGGGAATCTTAACAGTTGGATCGGCACTGGGAGCAAGTGTGGCTGCCACGCCATCACTTCAGGGGGTGCAGGGCTTAACGCAAGTTAAGCTGAGGCATTTAGAGGGTGCGATCGCTCAACAAGATGTTGACGAAACCACAAATATCCGCGTCTACGAACGAGCTAGTCCCGCTGTCGTTACCATCGATACGGACAAAGCTAACGGTAGCGGTACGATCGTTACTCCAGATGGGATGGTGTTGACTAACGCTCACGTTGTCTCCGAAGGCGGAACTGTGACGGTAATTCTGGCAGACGGTAGCAAAGTTACAGCCGATGTGATTGGCTTTGGGGAAGACGGTTTAGACCTAGCTGTGGTGAAAATACGCGATCGCACTAATTTACCGACAATTCCTCTGGCGGCTGCTGGTTCGATAAAAGTTGGTCAGCGGGCCTATGCGATCGGCAATCCCTTTGGTCAATTTCAGGGTACTTTTACTGTCGGGATCGTCAGCCGCATGGACAAAGATCGAGGCTTGATTCAAACCGATGCTGCCATCAATCCAGGTAATTCTGGGGGGCCTTTACTAAATAGCGCTGGAGAATTAATTGGAGTCAACACTTCGATTTTTACTCGCGGTCAAGGTGGAGGTAATATTGGCATTGGTTTTGCCATCTCTGTAGACAAAGTGCCGCCATTCCTAACAGCGGTGCGAGAAGGTCGAGCTTCCCGCGTCTCCCAGAGGCGAGGTTCGATTTTTGGCAGCCAACAACCTCAAAAATTGATGCTAAACGGGCCAATGGTCAATGGCAAGCTTACAGACAAGTCCAGCATCTTGCCAGTGGACAATAGCTTTTTTGACCTCTACTCCTTTGAGGGTAAAGCTGGCCAGGAAGTGACGATTGATATGAAGAGCGAAGATATTGACCCTTATTTGATTTTGTTGGGGCCTCTTCAGCGCGAAATCGCTCAAGATGATGATGGTGGGGGTAATAAAGATGCTCGCATTGTGGTGACGTTACCCGCAGATGGTACTTACACTATACTGGCAAATTCTTATGAAGCACGGCAATCGGGGTCTTATACTTTACAACTTAAGGGTAGTGCGCCGACTCGGGTTGCTCCGCCAGAGTCAAGAAGTATAATTTTGCAGGAAGATGGGGTTTTAGCTGAAGGTGCTCCTGTACTTGAGTCTGACGGGAGTCTTTACCGCGAGTATACTTTTGAAGGCCGTGCCGGACAGTCTGTCAGGATTACGCTCGAAAGTTCTGAGTTTGATCCGTATTTGGCATTGTTTGGCCCGAATAGCAGGTTAGTTGCGGAAAATGACGACATTACTGAGTCAAGTCAAGATGCTGCGATCGCTGTGACTTTACCTGTTGCGGGTACTTATCGAGTGATTGTTAATGCTTATGATTCTACAGGTCGAGGCCGCTACACTCTGACAGTCCGTTAA
- the psbX gene encoding photosystem II reaction center X protein: MTPSLANFFYSLLWGAGLVLIPATVALIFISQKDKIKRT, translated from the coding sequence ATGACTCCTTCACTAGCTAACTTTTTCTACAGTCTGCTTTGGGGTGCTGGGCTTGTATTAATTCCCGCAACAGTCGCACTGATCTTTATCAGCCAGAAAGATAAGATCAAACGCACCTAA
- a CDS encoding PPC domain-containing protein encodes MRQVRFWAIAPVSLLAAFSGNPVIAAPVSQSSQVVGNTSSSFVSAEFPQRKSVLLSAANSVLAQESPEPSPSPSVSPSPRPLPPSPRPLPPSPSPSESPSSVILEKDGELSPTNSSVLEIDGSLFDQYSFDGRQGQNVTITLESPDFDTYLALFDSTGKLIEEADDMGDSCNYQDETTKKDFISKGLCNSRLSITLPATGNYKVIVNGRDKTDRGKYTLTIRNN; translated from the coding sequence ATGCGTCAAGTTAGATTTTGGGCGATCGCGCCAGTTAGCCTACTAGCTGCTTTTTCTGGCAACCCAGTCATTGCTGCGCCAGTGTCCCAGTCTAGTCAGGTTGTTGGCAACACTAGCTCTTCCTTCGTTTCAGCAGAATTTCCTCAGAGGAAGTCTGTTCTTTTGTCTGCGGCTAATTCTGTTTTAGCTCAGGAGAGTCCTGAACCGTCGCCTTCTCCATCAGTATCGCCATCTCCTAGACCTTTACCACCTTCTCCTAGACCTTTGCCACCCTCGCCGAGCCCTTCCGAATCGCCATCTAGTGTGATCTTGGAAAAAGACGGGGAACTGAGCCCTACTAACTCGTCTGTACTGGAAATTGATGGAAGTCTGTTCGACCAATATAGCTTTGACGGTCGTCAGGGTCAAAATGTGACTATTACTTTAGAAAGTCCTGATTTTGATACCTATTTAGCACTGTTTGATTCCACTGGCAAATTGATTGAAGAAGCTGACGATATGGGAGATAGTTGCAACTATCAAGATGAGACGACCAAGAAAGATTTTATTAGCAAGGGGTTGTGCAATTCTAGGCTAAGTATTACTTTACCCGCCACTGGCAACTATAAAGTAATTGTCAATGGTCGAGATAAAACCGATCGTGGTAAGTACACCTTGACTATCCGTAACAATTAA